The following coding sequences lie in one Mercenaria mercenaria strain notata chromosome 5, MADL_Memer_1, whole genome shotgun sequence genomic window:
- the LOC123558861 gene encoding myosin-7B-like isoform X1, producing MSKKTEEEVVFVPVDELEKELGSVVQKLMNELRKAHSRNTVLAKKLQSTEERNILTRKRLRDIEDDKTKRERLMECEILKLAEDCNGLRCKLKNIHESIRHLKLTLNEKETELQGKNEVIQKKDSDMEALNNHISDSKIYIEKLQRRIDDIAEQKEKDDLLHKETEESLQSRIELMDAQKTKDDLLHKETVESLQSRIQEMSAEKTDTVKKLQAHVDEERKYRFELSYQYSQLIQAKQAPENVKKQGDQEQKIQSLLLLRQDKEQQTELSHYIAELSDEKRPTKLAEEFSELYVNEWTDAFEDVPKQNEKQKVDFMLKLLMRANEICRNACTEHTSTIKHSFCTLVVETDPAMGEVCGEVPGRLASVHTKGTRQATDHGHGRPNAAKQKKVIETDFEQTLKNEEKKTIMEIGKFFKQRLSEDVEKVGTKIILEEQNINQHSEAVAAYIRKCMNICWSMCRHMPSMHVDVPDVTGDIHFDTNIYKPYTKSGKYVQYIVWPAVYLHEGGPVLCKGVAQGRK from the exons ATGTCAAAAAAGACTGAAGAAGAAGTCGT ATTTGTTCCTGTGGATGAATTAGAAAAAGAGTTAGGCAG TGTTGTACAAAAGCTGATGAATGAGTTACGGAAAGCGCATTCAAG AAATACAGTTTTGGCGAAGAAATTACAATCAACggaagaaagaaatatattaacTCGGAAAAG GTTACGTGATATAgaagatgataaaacaaaaaggGAAAGATTGATGGAGTGTGAAATTTTGAAGCTTGCGGAAGACTGTAATGG CTTGAGGTGTAAACTGAAGaatattcatgaaag TATACGCCATTTAAAGCTTACTTTAAACGAAAAAGAGACAGAACTGCAAGGAAAAAACGAAGTCATACAGAAAAAGGATAG tgACATGGAAGCCCTAAATAACCATATTTCTGACAGCAAGATCTACATAGAAAAACTGCAGAGACGTATAGATGACATTGCTGAGCAGAAAGAAAAAGATGATTTGCTGCACAAAGAAACCGAAGAAAGTCTGCAGAGCCGAATAGAGCTAATGGATGCACAGAAAACAAAAGACGACTTGTTGCATAAAGAAACTGTCGAAAGTCTGCAGAGTCGAATTCAAGAAATGTCTGCCGAAAAAACGGATACAGTGAAAAAACTGCAAGCGCACGTAGATGAGGAAAGAAAATACCGTTTTGAGCTAAGTTATCAGTATAGCCAGCTGATACAGGCAAAGCAAGCACCCGAAAACGTAAAGAAACAGGGTGACcaagaacaaaaaatacaaagtttATTGCTGCTGAG ACAAGATAAAGAACAGCAAACTGAGCTCAGTCATTACATAGCAGAACTCAGTGACGAAAAAAGACCTACCAAACTTGCGGAGGAATTTTCAGAGTTATATGTTAATGAATGGACAGATGCTTTTGAAGATGTACctaaacaaaatgagaaacagaAAGTCGATTTCATGTTGAAACTGTTAATG CGCGCTAATGAGATATGCCGAAACGCATGCACTGAACACACAAGCACCATAAAACACAGCTTTTGTACACTTGTCGTCGAGACTGACCCGGCTATGGGAGAAGTGTGTGGTGAAGTACCTGGGCGACTTGCATCGGTT CACACCAAGGGAACGAGACAAGCAACGGACCATGGACACGGAAGACCGAATGCAGCAAAACAA aaaaaagtTATCGAAACGGATTTTGAGCAAACACTGAAAAACGAAGAGAAGAAAACTATCATGGAAATAGGAAAGTTTTTCAAGCAACGGCTTTCAGAAGACGTGGAGAAG GTCGGAACTAAGATCATATTggaagaacaaaatataaatcaacACTCGGAGGCTGTTGCAGCGTACATTCGGAAGTGCATGAATATCTGCTGGTCAATGTGCAGACACATGCCATCAATGCATGTTGATGTCCCTGATGTTACTGGAGACATTcattttgatacaaatatatacaaaccCTACACGAAAAGCGGGAAATATGTGCAGTATATTGTCTGGCCTGCGGTGTACCTTCATGAAGGGGGACCTGTGTTGTGTAAGGGTGTTGCTCAAGGaagaaaataa
- the LOC123558861 gene encoding uncharacterized protein LOC123558861 isoform X3 yields the protein MNELRKAHSRNTVLAKKLQSTEERNILTRKRLRDIEDDKTKRERLMECEILKLAEDCNGLRCKLKNIHESIRHLKLTLNEKETELQGKNEVIQKKDSDMEALNNHISDSKIYIEKLQRRIDDIAEQKEKDDLLHKETEESLQSRIELMDAQKTKDDLLHKETVESLQSRIQEMSAEKTDTVKKLQAHVDEERKYRFELSYQYSQLIQAKQAPENVKKQGDQEQKIQSLLLLRQDKEQQTELSHYIAELSDEKRPTKLAEEFSELYVNEWTDAFEDVPKQNEKQKVDFMLKLLMRANEICRNACTEHTSTIKHSFCTLVVETDPAMGEVCGEVPGRLASVHTKGTRQATDHGHGRPNAAKQKKVIETDFEQTLKNEEKKTIMEIGKFFKQRLSEDVEKVGTKIILEEQNINQHSEAVAAYIRKCMNICWSMCRHMPSMHVDVPDVTGDIHFDTNIYKPYTKSGKYVQYIVWPAVYLHEGGPVLCKGVAQGRK from the exons ATGAATGAGTTACGGAAAGCGCATTCAAG AAATACAGTTTTGGCGAAGAAATTACAATCAACggaagaaagaaatatattaacTCGGAAAAG GTTACGTGATATAgaagatgataaaacaaaaaggGAAAGATTGATGGAGTGTGAAATTTTGAAGCTTGCGGAAGACTGTAATGG CTTGAGGTGTAAACTGAAGaatattcatgaaag TATACGCCATTTAAAGCTTACTTTAAACGAAAAAGAGACAGAACTGCAAGGAAAAAACGAAGTCATACAGAAAAAGGATAG tgACATGGAAGCCCTAAATAACCATATTTCTGACAGCAAGATCTACATAGAAAAACTGCAGAGACGTATAGATGACATTGCTGAGCAGAAAGAAAAAGATGATTTGCTGCACAAAGAAACCGAAGAAAGTCTGCAGAGCCGAATAGAGCTAATGGATGCACAGAAAACAAAAGACGACTTGTTGCATAAAGAAACTGTCGAAAGTCTGCAGAGTCGAATTCAAGAAATGTCTGCCGAAAAAACGGATACAGTGAAAAAACTGCAAGCGCACGTAGATGAGGAAAGAAAATACCGTTTTGAGCTAAGTTATCAGTATAGCCAGCTGATACAGGCAAAGCAAGCACCCGAAAACGTAAAGAAACAGGGTGACcaagaacaaaaaatacaaagtttATTGCTGCTGAG ACAAGATAAAGAACAGCAAACTGAGCTCAGTCATTACATAGCAGAACTCAGTGACGAAAAAAGACCTACCAAACTTGCGGAGGAATTTTCAGAGTTATATGTTAATGAATGGACAGATGCTTTTGAAGATGTACctaaacaaaatgagaaacagaAAGTCGATTTCATGTTGAAACTGTTAATG CGCGCTAATGAGATATGCCGAAACGCATGCACTGAACACACAAGCACCATAAAACACAGCTTTTGTACACTTGTCGTCGAGACTGACCCGGCTATGGGAGAAGTGTGTGGTGAAGTACCTGGGCGACTTGCATCGGTT CACACCAAGGGAACGAGACAAGCAACGGACCATGGACACGGAAGACCGAATGCAGCAAAACAA aaaaaagtTATCGAAACGGATTTTGAGCAAACACTGAAAAACGAAGAGAAGAAAACTATCATGGAAATAGGAAAGTTTTTCAAGCAACGGCTTTCAGAAGACGTGGAGAAG GTCGGAACTAAGATCATATTggaagaacaaaatataaatcaacACTCGGAGGCTGTTGCAGCGTACATTCGGAAGTGCATGAATATCTGCTGGTCAATGTGCAGACACATGCCATCAATGCATGTTGATGTCCCTGATGTTACTGGAGACATTcattttgatacaaatatatacaaaccCTACACGAAAAGCGGGAAATATGTGCAGTATATTGTCTGGCCTGCGGTGTACCTTCATGAAGGGGGACCTGTGTTGTGTAAGGGTGTTGCTCAAGGaagaaaataa
- the LOC123558861 gene encoding myosin-7B-like isoform X2, which produces MSKKTEEEVVFVPVDELEKELGSVVQKLMNELRKAHSRNTVLAKKLQSTEERNILTRKRLRDIEDDKTKRERLMECEILKLAEDCNGLRCKLKNIHESIRHLKLTLNEKETELQGKNEVIQKKDSDMEALNNHISDSKIYIEKLQRRIDDIAEQKEKDDLLHKETEESLQSRIELMDAQKTKDDLLHKETVESLQSRIQEMSAEKTDTVKKLQAHVDEERKYRFELSYQYSQLIQAKQAPENVKKQGDQEQKIQSLLLLRQDKEQQTELSHYIAELSDEKRPTKLAEEFSELYVNEWTDAFEDVPKQNEKQKVDFMLKLLMRANEICRNACTEHTSTIKHSFCTLVVETDPAMGEVCGEVPGRLASHTKGTRQATDHGHGRPNAAKQKKVIETDFEQTLKNEEKKTIMEIGKFFKQRLSEDVEKVGTKIILEEQNINQHSEAVAAYIRKCMNICWSMCRHMPSMHVDVPDVTGDIHFDTNIYKPYTKSGKYVQYIVWPAVYLHEGGPVLCKGVAQGRK; this is translated from the exons ATGTCAAAAAAGACTGAAGAAGAAGTCGT ATTTGTTCCTGTGGATGAATTAGAAAAAGAGTTAGGCAG TGTTGTACAAAAGCTGATGAATGAGTTACGGAAAGCGCATTCAAG AAATACAGTTTTGGCGAAGAAATTACAATCAACggaagaaagaaatatattaacTCGGAAAAG GTTACGTGATATAgaagatgataaaacaaaaaggGAAAGATTGATGGAGTGTGAAATTTTGAAGCTTGCGGAAGACTGTAATGG CTTGAGGTGTAAACTGAAGaatattcatgaaag TATACGCCATTTAAAGCTTACTTTAAACGAAAAAGAGACAGAACTGCAAGGAAAAAACGAAGTCATACAGAAAAAGGATAG tgACATGGAAGCCCTAAATAACCATATTTCTGACAGCAAGATCTACATAGAAAAACTGCAGAGACGTATAGATGACATTGCTGAGCAGAAAGAAAAAGATGATTTGCTGCACAAAGAAACCGAAGAAAGTCTGCAGAGCCGAATAGAGCTAATGGATGCACAGAAAACAAAAGACGACTTGTTGCATAAAGAAACTGTCGAAAGTCTGCAGAGTCGAATTCAAGAAATGTCTGCCGAAAAAACGGATACAGTGAAAAAACTGCAAGCGCACGTAGATGAGGAAAGAAAATACCGTTTTGAGCTAAGTTATCAGTATAGCCAGCTGATACAGGCAAAGCAAGCACCCGAAAACGTAAAGAAACAGGGTGACcaagaacaaaaaatacaaagtttATTGCTGCTGAG ACAAGATAAAGAACAGCAAACTGAGCTCAGTCATTACATAGCAGAACTCAGTGACGAAAAAAGACCTACCAAACTTGCGGAGGAATTTTCAGAGTTATATGTTAATGAATGGACAGATGCTTTTGAAGATGTACctaaacaaaatgagaaacagaAAGTCGATTTCATGTTGAAACTGTTAATG CGCGCTAATGAGATATGCCGAAACGCATGCACTGAACACACAAGCACCATAAAACACAGCTTTTGTACACTTGTCGTCGAGACTGACCCGGCTATGGGAGAAGTGTGTGGTGAAGTACCTGGGCGACTTGCATCG CACACCAAGGGAACGAGACAAGCAACGGACCATGGACACGGAAGACCGAATGCAGCAAAACAA aaaaaagtTATCGAAACGGATTTTGAGCAAACACTGAAAAACGAAGAGAAGAAAACTATCATGGAAATAGGAAAGTTTTTCAAGCAACGGCTTTCAGAAGACGTGGAGAAG GTCGGAACTAAGATCATATTggaagaacaaaatataaatcaacACTCGGAGGCTGTTGCAGCGTACATTCGGAAGTGCATGAATATCTGCTGGTCAATGTGCAGACACATGCCATCAATGCATGTTGATGTCCCTGATGTTACTGGAGACATTcattttgatacaaatatatacaaaccCTACACGAAAAGCGGGAAATATGTGCAGTATATTGTCTGGCCTGCGGTGTACCTTCATGAAGGGGGACCTGTGTTGTGTAAGGGTGTTGCTCAAGGaagaaaataa
- the LOC123558861 gene encoding myosin-7B-like isoform X4, with amino-acid sequence MSKKTEEEVVFVPVDELEKELGSVVQKLMNELRKAHSRNTVLAKKLQSTEERNILTRKRLRDIEDDKTKRERLMECEILKLAEDCNGLRCKLKNIHESIRHLKLTLNEKETELQGKNEVIQKKDSDMEALNNHISDSKIYIEKLQRRIDDIAEQKEKDDLLHKETEESLQSRIELMDAQKTKDDLLHKETVESLQSRIQEMSAEKTDTVKKLQAHVDEERKYRFELSYQYSQLIQAKQAPENVKKQGDQEQKIQSLLLLRQDKEQQTELSHYIAELSDEKRPTKLAEEFSELYVNEWTDAFEDVPKQNEKQKVDFMLKLLMHTKGTRQATDHGHGRPNAAKQKKVIETDFEQTLKNEEKKTIMEIGKFFKQRLSEDVEKVGTKIILEEQNINQHSEAVAAYIRKCMNICWSMCRHMPSMHVDVPDVTGDIHFDTNIYKPYTKSGKYVQYIVWPAVYLHEGGPVLCKGVAQGRK; translated from the exons ATGTCAAAAAAGACTGAAGAAGAAGTCGT ATTTGTTCCTGTGGATGAATTAGAAAAAGAGTTAGGCAG TGTTGTACAAAAGCTGATGAATGAGTTACGGAAAGCGCATTCAAG AAATACAGTTTTGGCGAAGAAATTACAATCAACggaagaaagaaatatattaacTCGGAAAAG GTTACGTGATATAgaagatgataaaacaaaaaggGAAAGATTGATGGAGTGTGAAATTTTGAAGCTTGCGGAAGACTGTAATGG CTTGAGGTGTAAACTGAAGaatattcatgaaag TATACGCCATTTAAAGCTTACTTTAAACGAAAAAGAGACAGAACTGCAAGGAAAAAACGAAGTCATACAGAAAAAGGATAG tgACATGGAAGCCCTAAATAACCATATTTCTGACAGCAAGATCTACATAGAAAAACTGCAGAGACGTATAGATGACATTGCTGAGCAGAAAGAAAAAGATGATTTGCTGCACAAAGAAACCGAAGAAAGTCTGCAGAGCCGAATAGAGCTAATGGATGCACAGAAAACAAAAGACGACTTGTTGCATAAAGAAACTGTCGAAAGTCTGCAGAGTCGAATTCAAGAAATGTCTGCCGAAAAAACGGATACAGTGAAAAAACTGCAAGCGCACGTAGATGAGGAAAGAAAATACCGTTTTGAGCTAAGTTATCAGTATAGCCAGCTGATACAGGCAAAGCAAGCACCCGAAAACGTAAAGAAACAGGGTGACcaagaacaaaaaatacaaagtttATTGCTGCTGAG ACAAGATAAAGAACAGCAAACTGAGCTCAGTCATTACATAGCAGAACTCAGTGACGAAAAAAGACCTACCAAACTTGCGGAGGAATTTTCAGAGTTATATGTTAATGAATGGACAGATGCTTTTGAAGATGTACctaaacaaaatgagaaacagaAAGTCGATTTCATGTTGAAACTGTTAATG CACACCAAGGGAACGAGACAAGCAACGGACCATGGACACGGAAGACCGAATGCAGCAAAACAA aaaaaagtTATCGAAACGGATTTTGAGCAAACACTGAAAAACGAAGAGAAGAAAACTATCATGGAAATAGGAAAGTTTTTCAAGCAACGGCTTTCAGAAGACGTGGAGAAG GTCGGAACTAAGATCATATTggaagaacaaaatataaatcaacACTCGGAGGCTGTTGCAGCGTACATTCGGAAGTGCATGAATATCTGCTGGTCAATGTGCAGACACATGCCATCAATGCATGTTGATGTCCCTGATGTTACTGGAGACATTcattttgatacaaatatatacaaaccCTACACGAAAAGCGGGAAATATGTGCAGTATATTGTCTGGCCTGCGGTGTACCTTCATGAAGGGGGACCTGTGTTGTGTAAGGGTGTTGCTCAAGGaagaaaataa